DNA sequence from the candidate division KSB1 bacterium genome:
TTTCATAGCTATCCGGCACCTCTCCAGAAAAGACCCCATGTACTCTTTGTTTTGGAGGCAACCTATCATCTAAAAAGCTAACTCCAAAAAATGGTGCGGAATTTAGATTTGAATAACCTGGGTAAGCCGAACCAGCAGTACTATAAGGCCTATTGTGTCCAGTATTTGTGGAGAGAACCACCGTATTAGGGAAGAGCTTCTTCCAACTACCCCAAGAAGTTTCTATCGAGGGATAAACTATTTGCCTAGTATTTCTCAATGTTCCCTGATCGGCTTGTAGGCGCATTTGTGGCCAATGGCTGTCCGTCTGCCTGTCAAACATGATAAGGTTGTTGTTATAAAGTAACCCGGAGACGCCAAATGTTAGTCTTAAACCGGCGATGTTGCCATCAAAAACGATGGCCGTTCCGGTTAATGGGCAATAACTGACTGTTAAGAAGTTGTTCAAAGCAAACTCCTCATTCACAGCTTCATGCCAATCCAATATTTGGTGCGGGTAAGCTTTGGCGACGCCATCGACTACAATACCTAGTATTAGGTCTTTATCATCGATAAAACCAGCTTGAGCTGCAGGAATGGTTTCGGGACTGAAAAGAGAGGGAATGCCATCTTTAGGTACACCACCGGAGAAAATTTGATTCTCTGGTATATTCCAATCTGAATCAGGATCAGGATCATTATTACCAACTGGATTAAGCGCCTTATCCTCAGACTGGCATGAAATCAAGGCTATTGTAACTGAAAGAATTAGTAAAAGAAAACTTATTTTTCTAAACATTGAATCACCTACTTCATTATAGTTTTGCAAGGTACCCCTATTTAATTAAAGAAAACGTGTATGATGCTCCAAGATTAAAAACTTGGCCTGCGGTATAATTTTTCCCAGAAAGACTAAATTGGATTGAAGATTCAAACGCCAAATTTTCCTTAACTTTCAAATAAATTCCGGGCTCAAAGAAGAGGACCCTCCTTTGAGAATCAAGAATTGTGAGG
Encoded proteins:
- a CDS encoding DUF3179 domain-containing protein — its product is MFRKISFLLLILSVTIALISCQSEDKALNPVGNNDPDPDSDWNIPENQIFSGGVPKDGIPSLFSPETIPAAQAGFIDDKDLILGIVVDGVAKAYPHQILDWHEAVNEEFALNNFLTVSYCPLTGTAIVFDGNIAGLRLTFGVSGLLYNNNLIMFDRQTDSHWPQMRLQADQGTLRNTRQIVYPSIETSWGSWKKLFPNTVVLSTNTGHNRPYSTAGSAYPGYSNLNSAPFFGVSFLDDRLPPKQRVHGVFSGEVPDSYETKVYLIDLSQDSRLINDSIDGSPILVVDSGKDNFVVSYLRTLVDGQILTFSLDASSGDFPFTFKDNETSSTWSVLGEAITGPLAGAKLEKTKSFNAYWFAWGVFYLDAEIYQEND